The Methanohalophilus portucalensis DNA window TCTTCGAATTTGCTACTGATTTTTTGACATGCGGATGTAAAGAAAGCCCTTATTGTGGATGTGCTGAAAAGAATTTTTCCGAAATGATAATCAGGATGCGCGCTAGTGGTCGCGATCCAGAGAAGATTGCAGCCAGGCTGAACGAAAAGTATGGTATAAGTGCCTATGTGGGTGATCTTTATGGTTACCTTGATGGAGTTATCCGCAACCTTGATGCCATTGAAATGATGGCAAGTGCCCATTCAAAACCGGATATAGCAAAACAGGCAAAGGATCTGAAAAAGAGTGTGGAAGCCGGCAGATGAAATGCAAAACATATTAAGGCATAAGGTTTATGAAATCTGGAAACGAGGACAAGGTTATGGCTGAGGAAAAAAAAGAAGGGCAATCCCAAAAAAAGAATATGAAAATTAAGTTGCATAAACCAGAGCATTTCAATCAGGTATACGCCATCGGGGCAATGGGGGGACACAGTCCCTATGATTTCAGGATATGTTTTTATAATGATACCCCTCGCGGAGTATCAAATGACAATGAACAGGTTATAGAGCGTAACTTAGAATCAGAAGTAATCCTGTCACCTCTGGCCGCACTGGAACTCTCCAGATGGCTCGACCAACACATCAAGGAATATGAAACTGCTTTTGGCCCGATTTCCAGAAAAAGTGCGCAAAGTACTTCTACCAAAAAGCCGGTAGATGATGACAGTTCACATCTTCAGGGGTATATCTGAACAGGTAGCAAATATATTTAAACCTGCAGGATTATAATCGTTAGGCATAAATAGGGGAGACTACAGTTTACATTCGCGTATTTTAACTTAATCTATATTTAAAAATAATATTTGTGTGAGGATTTTATTTTGTTCCCGAATAAGAAGGTACAGAAACTTGTTGGATCCAGAATTCAGGTTGAAATGAAAGGTGACCACAGTTTACTTGATGGTATTCTGAAAAGCGCCGATGATTATATGAATCTCCATCTGGAAGACACGTTTGAGATGGTTGAAGAGGAGCGTCAGCGTTCATTGGGCTCTGTAGTATTGAGAGGAAACAACATTATCTTGATCGTACCGGCTGAAACACAATAATTCACGGGTTATTCATGGAAATTGAAGAAGAGGCATTGAGTCTAATTCGCAAGCATCATGACGGCGTATATCAGAATGAGCTATGGAAGGACCTAAACATTGATAGTCGTAAGTGCTCCCGCCTGATTTCCCGCATGATGAAAGAAGGAAAGATTATCAGGGAACCAGCTGTAGCTAACGGGTCACGCACCTATCTTATTAAAGCGACAACACCGGATGAGAAATCCTATGAACTTATGCTTGCAGCAGGAATGTTCTCTCCGTGTACAGGTTGCAGGCTTGCGTGCCACCCCGAACATTGCGAATCTCTTACAGAATGGATATTAAGGCTTGTCAAGGAAAAACAAAATCAGGCCTGACAAAAACTATATATACTAGTAACGTATAGTAGGGTCGCTTTTAGATAGCGGCCAACTGTGCTCCGATAGTGTAGTCCGGCCAATCATTCCGGCCTTTCGAGCCGAAGACTCGGGTTCGAATCCCGATCGGAGCACCATACATCTCTTTCGTAGTTCTGTGACATACTGTTTCTTTTCATAATTATGAATAAGAAGTAAGGATTCTTTTTCCCACTTCCCAAAATCAATCCATTTAGTATTTAAACAAGGATGCTGGAGCGCTGTAGAAATGCCATTAACAATCAGACCTATTATCTAAAGAGCAGCCACATCCTGCATTTTATAAAATTACATTTACCAAAAAAATCTCTGCATATTTTATACAGAAATTGAAAATGGCTTAAATGCAATTGATTTCACTTCTAATTTTAATGGAAGAAAATTATTTATCTATAACTTCCATATATTTTATGACCTTTGTTCCCTTCAAATCCCCTTTAAGTAATTCCACTCCCTGCATTTTCAGTATTTTTGGCACGTTTCCTGAAAGGGACTTCATGTAAGAAGGCGGAATCTGGGCTGCTTTGAGATTTGGACAATGTTTGAGTATTTCCAGAATATCTATGTCGCTTGGTCTGAACGAAAAGTGGATGAAATTTTCATCTTCGCCCAGTCTGTTAATTTCATTTCTTGAATTCAACATTCTTATTTTCAAATAATATACCCCCATATACAATTTTACAGCATAGATTATAAACTTTATTATTGCAATTTTTAGAAACAAAGTTACTTTCTATGAATAATTGTATTGAGGAATTAGTAAAAATAGTTAGCATTACCGCCGATACGACGGCAATGATCAATAAATATAATAATTGTAAAATTCAGTACCTAAAGTTATTTCAACAGGTTGGTGCTTCTAACACCTCTCTGACATCACTCATTTTCTGGAGATAACCTGCCCCCAGATTTGTAATTAAATAGCGATTTGATGCTTTTGTGATAAGTCCCTGATCTATAAGAGCTTCAAGGTAATTATCTGCACGATTAAAATTCAGATTTGCCTTATATACGATAGAAGTTTTTGTTGCTTCTGTTCTCTGTACAACTTTAAGTATGTCTATCATAATTTCGAGTTTACCACGTCTCATGTGTACCACCACTTGCAATTCATAATGAATATGAATTTGCTTGCAATATACTATCTGTGCAAAATTACTATAAATAACTTGTGAATTTTTAAAAATGTCATACTCATCATTATTATGTACTAAAGGTTCGTAAGAATCATCAGAACGCAATAGTCAGAATACCAAAGCTTATTATCGCCGAAATACCACATTTGAGCATGTTATACCGTACACTTGGAAAAACAGGTGAGAAAGTTTCATCCCTTGGGCTGGGTTGTATGCGGCTGCCCACCATAGACGGCGATCCAGGGCACATTGATGAGCAAAGAGCTTGCGAGATAATTCACTATGCCATTGACCAGGGCATAAATTATCTTGATACCGCATACCCCTACCATGAAGGTAAAAGTGAACCCATGCTGGCTAAAGCGTTGCAAAATGGTTACAGAGACAAAGTAAATATTGCCACCAAAATGCCATCATGGAACATTGAAAGCCGGGAAGACATGGATCTTTACTTTGATGAACAGCTTGAAAGGCTTGGTACAGATTACGTTGATTTCTATCTAATTCATACTCTCAACCGGGATTTTTGGCCAAAACTATTGGAACTTGGCCTGTTTGATTTCCTTGATCAGATTAAAAAAGATGGAAGAGCTCGTTATGTGGGATTTTCTTTCCACGATGAGACCTCTTTATTCAAGGAAATCGTTGATGCCTACCCCTGGGATGTCTGTCAGATCCAGTACAACTACCTTGACATCGATTATCAGGCAGGCCACGAAGGTTTACTTTATGCAGCATCGCGAAACCTTGGAGTGATAATCATGGAGCCTTTAAGGGGAGGCTGCCTGGCCGATATGGTACCAGATGACATTATGAAAATCTGGGACAAAAGCGAAGTCAAACGTACCCCGGCAGAATGGGGATTGAGCTATATCTGGGATCTTGAACAGGTAAGTATGGTCTTAAGCGGTATGAGCAATCTCGAGCAACTGAAAGAAAATCTAGCAACAGCAAATAAGGCATTGCCACATTCCCTGACTGAAAAAGACCATTCACTGATACGTGAGGTACGGGAAATCTACCGCGACAAACTTGTTGTTGATTGCACAGGTTGCAGGTATTGCCTGCCATGTCCTGCAGGTGTGCAGATCCCCCTCAATTTCAAGTACCTCAATAATGCTATGCTTTATGAAAATATAGAAGATGCCAGCAGGGCTTATGCATCCCACGTAGGAGATGAACGTAAGGCATCAAACTGCATAGATTGCGGACAATGTGCAGAGCGCTGCCCCCAGGAAATACCCATTCCGGAAATGCTTGCAGAAGTCACAAGGTTACTGGAAAAATAAGTTCTTTTCTTTTGAGCAGGGGACAAATTTGACATTAAATGTTGCGTGCCTATTGCTTTTCCTTCCTGATAATAATTATACAATTGTCAGGCATACATTGGCAAAAAAGGTAAATTGAAAGGTAATAGATAATGCCCCATGAACGCAACACAATGCTGGCACAGGAGAATATTGGCAGCCTGATAGTAAAACTGGCAGCTCCGGCTATAGTTGGTCTTGTAGTGCAGGCCTTATATAATCTGGTTGACACAATTTTCATCGGCCGCGGGCTTGGCGAGGATAGTGTACTGGGAATTGCCGGGATTTCAGTGGCGTTCCCGGTACAAATGCTGATGCTGGCAATTGCACTTGGCGTGGGAGTTGGGGGCGCATCAATTATCTCCAGATCCCTGGGCGGTGGAAAGCAGCAGATTGCAGAAAAGACTGTGGGCAACATGGCCACCATGGTAACAGTTGCAAGCCTGCTGTTCACAGTTGCAGGTTTGGCCTTTATGGAAGAGTTGCTCGCCCTCTTTGGTGCCTCTGCTGAAGTGATGCCCTATGCTGCAGACTATACATATTACATCCTGCTTGGAACGGTCTTTTTCACCTTTTCGGCTGCCATGAACAACTCAATCCGCGCCGAAGGAAACACTTCATTTGCAATGCTTATTATGGTCATATCCAGTGTTGCCAACATTGTGCTGGACCCTCTTTTTATCTTTGAATTTGGAATGGGAATAAAAGGTGCTGCTATTGCAACGGTGATCTCGCAGATAATAGGCACCATAATGGTATTCTACTATTACGCCTCCGGAAAAGCCACAGTTCCATTCAGTTTAACCTCCCTGCGCCCTGATATGTCAATAGTAAACGAGTCAACATACATCGGCATGTCAGAATTCCTTTTTAACGTGGTGGAAAGCGGCCTTTTCCTCATTTTTAACCAGAGTTTACTCTACTATGGCAGCGATGTTGCAATTGCTGTATTTGGCATTATAATCAAGGTATTCATGCTAACCCTGATGCCGGTTATAGGTATCAAACAGGGTATACAACCAATCTTTGGTTTCAACTACGGGGCAAACCAGATGCAGCGCGTGAGGAGAACGATATCCCTTTCTACCTACCTGGCCACAGGACTCAGTCTGATTTTTGCAATAGTCGTTTTTATTATACCCGAGCAAATTATAGGTGTTTTCAGCAATGACCCTGTGCTTATAGAGATGGGCGTGCCCGCAATCAAGATATGTTACATTATGATGCCCTTTATCGGAGCACAAATCGTAGCAACAGCCCTTCTACAATCACTGGGCAAATCCAAGGAATCCCTGCTTGTAACTCTGTCACGGCAGTTAATCTTCCTTCCGCCCCTATTGATCATACTACCAATGTATTTCGGCCTGACCGGCATATGGCTATCCCTGCCAGTTTCAGATTTTCTTGCATTCGTAGTGGCTGTAATCTTCCTGCAAAGGGAATCAAAAAAATTGGAAGTTTGACCTCTTGTTGCAGAATCCATATTTATTGAAACGACAAGTATATATTATCAATAGAAATCACGAATTGATTATGGTTTTATAGGGAAAGATGCAATTAAAGAACGATCAAAAGTGGTTTAATGTCCCTTATAAAAACGATACATGGCAATGGATTAGCGATAAAAGAATTTAAAAAATCCAGATTCATAGGTAACGCATTTCCGGTTGCAAACGAAACTGAAGCAAAGCGTTTTGTAGAAGACATCCGACAAAGATATCCTGATGCCAACCATAATGTGTTTGCATACCGCATCACAGGTGACGGAAACCTGGTTATGAAATATGATGATGATGGAGAACCCACAGGAAGCTCTGGCAAACCTGTTTTCAAAGTCCTTGAAATGAAGGAGCTTAATAATGTTGTGGTGATAATTACCCGATATTTTGGCGGAATCAAACTTGGCTTTGGCGGATTGTCCCGTGCTTACAAAAAAACCGCTATTGAAGCTATAGACGATGCTGGTATTGTTGAGCAGAGACCCACAAAGGAAATGAAAATCATAGTTGACTATGGGAATATTCAGTTTGTAAAACATTTGCTTGAAAATTGTGCCACAATCCTGGATGAACACTATTCTGATATAGTGGAAATAGTAGTTGCTGTTGCAGAAGACAAAATTGATGAATTGGAAAAACTGATTAATGAGAAAATTCCCAACACTAAGATAACCCGACTTTAAAAGAAAAAAGAAAACAAATTCACCCATAAAAAGGAAATGCAATCTCTGATTTGAAGAACAATAATTACACCAACTTCCCCTATAATAGATCTACAACCAACATTTGGCAAACAATCCAGTATCCAGGATCATTTTATAATCCACTCAATATTTTTACTGCTATATGTACATGCATACGATGCTATCATCGTAGATGAATAGCAGGATGAGTAGGCAAGGGCGTATACGCCTGTTGGGATCAGACGCAGAGATGAAATATTCAAATTGCGTTTCTTATTAAATTTTATTCATGGATGCCAATTTGACGAAAAATATATAAACCATGTGTCATATAATGGCTTATATAGAAGTGGTGGTATCGAAGAAAAAAATATTCCAATTACCTTTGGGTATAATTCTTCGACAAACGATATGAAAGGAAGGATTAGATGTACATGACAAGAATAAACGAGTCAGATGAAGAGATGATAGAAGCATTTAGAGGCCTTGGAGTTTCACGAAACCTGGCAACTACTATTGCTTACTTAAAAAATGTTGACGAAGCTTCATCTCTGGATATTGAGATGAATACAGGATTGCGACAACCTGAAGTAAGTGTTGCAATGCGCTCCATGAGAAAGAATAACTGGATCGAGGAAAGCAGCAAAAAACTAAATGGCAAAGGAAGGCCTACAAAGATTTACAGTCTTGCAGCTCCTCTCAACAAGATCGTCAGACATTTTGAAGATAAAGTGAAAGAAGAGAACGATGCAAGGCTCACCCTCGTCAAGAGGCTGAGATCGCTTTCCAAAGACTGATTTTTTATATTTAATAGAGAGACAACCGGCCCATAAATGGCCGGTTGGGTCTTTTTTTAATCAATAATGTTTCTTGATATCTGTCAAGAATATTCAACTACTTTTCGCAGGCCATCCTGAGATGCAGAAAACAGACTGCAAAAGGGATAACCTCACACCATCAAAGTTTTTATTCCGGAACTTCATCACCTTCCGATTTAAGGTCATCCAGATTTTCCTGAATGAGTTTTTCCTCAAGGTTTTCATTTTTTTTCGCACCCTTTCTTTCTGTATCCCTTTTGTTGAACTTAGACATGCGAATTCACCATAATAACATGGGACCTGTATCGTTATAATCTTTTCGAACAACCTTTTAATAAGCTAGAATAGTACTCAACCGTGATGGATAAAACTGCAATACCTGAAAACTTAGAGGCAATCATATCAGATGTCGATGGAGTGCTGGTAGATTCGATGTCATTCCACGCACAGGCCTGGAAAACTTCCTTCAAAGAAGCAGGGATAGATATCGAAAAAGAAGAAATATACATTCTCGAAGGATCAAATCACAGAGGGATTATAGAAAAAATATTTGAAAAGCAAGGGATGGTGCCTACTGAAGAGAATATTGAGCAGATACATGAAAGAAAAAAAGAACTTTTTTTCAAGAATCAGAAAGCATATGTATTTGATGGAATGGATGAAACTTTCAAATCCCTGCAAACAAAGTTCAAACTTGCAGTAGTCTCAGGATCCGACCGCACTATTGTTGAAACGCTGATGGGAAAATTCTACCCAAAAATATTCAATACAATTATTGCAGGAACAGATGTAAAGAAGGGCAAACCCGATCCTGAGCCTTATTTGACTGCTGTGGAAAGGCTTGCAGTACAAAAAGATAAATGCATTGTCCTGGAAAATGCACCCTTAGGAGTTGAATCCGCAAAGAATGCAGGATTGTTTTGCATTGCAGTTCCAACCTATGTCAGCGCTGATCTTCTCAACAAGGCAGATATTGTTGTAAGAGACCACAGGGAACTTGTAGAGTACCTCTGCAGCCTCCTTGATTAAAGCTTTATACCAATCTTATAGTTTCCAGGTTGGTAAGAGCCCTTGTTTCAATTTTCTTTCTTTTATGGATAGAACTTGCAAGATCTATGCACGAGCGTTCATCACCGTGCTCGGTGAAAACACGTTCTGGTTGTGGTTTCATGCGTTTGAAATACTCCATGAGTTGCCTGCGGTCAGAATGTCCGGAGAAACCATCCACAATTTCAACATCCATGTTCATTCGCACGGTTTCTGAACCCTTGCCTCCGGAAGACAGGGGAATTTCCTTCCAGCCTTTCTGAATGCGACGACCCATAGTTCCATCAGCCTGATAACCAACAAACACTAAAGTATTCCTTTCATTCGGTGCAAAGGCTTTGAAATATTCCATTATCGGCCCACCGCTCATCATACCGGAAGTCGACAGGATCACACATGGATGTGGATTTTCAATGATATTCCTCCTTAGCTCATTGGAATCCACGGGTTTGAAACATTCAGATAAGAATGGATTCTGTCCTTTCTGGAAAATAAGGCGCCTCAGGTCATTATTTAGATATTCCGGATAGGTAGCGTGGATGGCAGTTGCCTCCCATATCATACCATCGAGATAAACCGGGACCTCATCGATAATTCCTTTTCTGATAGCTTCTTCTATGACAATCATAACTTCCTGACTTCTTCCCACAGCAAATGCAGGAATAAGCACAACACCCTGTCGATCTATAGTTTCCTTGATAATTCTTTGTAGGTTCTTTTCAGCATCTTTCAATGCAGGCTGCATAGAATTAGAGGCTCCATAAGTTGATTCCGTAATTACGGTCTCAACCCGGGGGAACTTGTTTACTGCAGGATTGAAAAGACGTGATGGCCCAAACTTGAAGTCCCCGGTTATTACCACATTATGCAAACCATCCCCTATATGGAAATGGGATACTGCAGATCCAATGATATGGCCTGCGTTGTGGAAAGTAAGCTTGATGTCAGGGGCAATATCAGTCACTTCTTCATATTCCAGTACGATGCTGTGCTTTAGTGCATTACGTACATCAGCAGATTCATATGGGACCCGTTTTCCATCTTTGGCGGCCACGTCGATAAAGTCCAGTTCAAGCAGGACCATCATGTCCCTGGTGGGATGAGTACAATAAATTGGTCCATCATAACCATATTTATAGAGAAGAGGCACCAGACCCTGATGATCAAGGTGTGCATGAGTAATAACTACCGCATCAATCTGGTTTAATGGCTGTACTTCAGGAATGTAAAGATAAGGAGTCATATCATCGTCAGAACCTACATTGACACCACAATCGATCATGATCTTGGATTCCGGAGTGGAGAGCAGGAAACAACTTCTGCCTACTTCACGACAGCCACCAAGGGACGTAAGACGTACCCACTGATCCTTGGAAGTACATTCCCTGTGAATTTTCCTCCCGATTGTTTTAAGGATATCTTTTCTATCGGAATGGTTCTTTTTCATGAATTCCCGTATATTTTTCACAGTACGGGATTTTATCGGCGGAGTCCTGACAACTTTCGGGGTCCAGCCTACCTTCTTGGTTATTTCCCGAAGGGTTTCCCCATGCTTGCCTATTACAAGGCCGGGTTTTTCCGCCTCAATTATCACTTCCCCGACATCCGGAGCAAAATCATAATTTGTAACTCCTGAATCTTCGGGAACGGTTTGATTAATAAGTTCGATAGATTCTTCTGGTGCCAAAAGTACCTTTGGATCAGGCCGAACAACTATTCTGGTCCTTAAATTTTTGGCCAGGGTCCGTACGATGTTTCCATTATCTGCAAATTTTCGGGGTTCTTCTGTATATACCACAAGCTGAGGACCCTCAAATTCTACATTTGAAATTGTAGTGCCAGCCGGAAGATTCTTCTCGATTTTTTTCTTTAATCCTTCTAGGATATCTTCTATGACCATTAAAAATGCCTTCCTGTATTATAAAAAAGTAGAAAATATGGGAAAGAGTATTTTAAAAAATAAGATAAATAAGGTAGCTTAGTTCAGGTTTTCAAGTATTTTGTCCACCTCTCCAGTCTCAATCCTATTATAGCTATCCGCGGTTATTTTGACAACATCGATACCATTTCCAGAAGCTGAATCTCTTTTCATGGCATTGTAAAGAGCACGGATTGCAAGTTCCATACCCTCTTCGACATTGATACCTTCATGATAGCGGTCTTCAAGAACACCATAAGCCATCGGTGACCCAGAGCCCGTAGCAACGGCCTTTGTCTCCTCAATATTTCCACCCATCGCATCGAGTGAAAATATGGCAGGTCCATTCTTATCTACGCCACCTATCAGGAGCTGGACCATTAGAGGGAAATAGCGTTGCCCACCAAGGATGTTGGAGAGTAAAGTTGTGAGGCCTTTGATGGTTATTGATTCCTGTCTCCTCATTTTATAGAGTTTGGATTCCACACTAATCATCCGCACAAGTTGCTGGGCATCACCTACCGAGCCAGCAGTGGTCATCCCGACCAGGTCATCGATCTGGTAAATCTTCTTTGCGGTTTTGCTGGCTATGAAGTTGCCCATAGTTGCCCTTTTTTCAGTGGCAAGAACAACTCCATCACTGCAAACTATGCCTACAGTGGTCGTGCCTTTTAAATGCTTGTCATTATCCATCAGTATACCTCAGCAAAAAACGAGAAATCAATTTGTAAAAACACACCTATGGTATAGGGTAATAGTAGATGATTGGCAATTTAGATATATAAGGGTTTCTGTTGAAAAGATATTGCACTAATAATTTAGTCCATCAAAACCATATGAAGCAATCGTAATTGGCCAACAGCAAATAATCCCTAAAACACAGACATTGATTCCATGTGATAAAAATACATATACAAAATACCAATATATATTATATATTGACAAAATATATAATTTACTAACCGTATTAATACACATTGATCCGCCCCTGATCAACAACGGATACATCATAAATAAACCAAGCAACATATCGAAACAGCTACTCCTGTAAAATTAGCAAAACTATTTTTATGAAAATCAAAGGAAAATATCATGTCTGAAAGAAGAAAAGTACAACTCACAGGAGGGTCCACCTTTATAGTATCCCTCCCCATAAACTGGGTGAGAGGGGCCGGTCTTGAAGCTGGAGATAGCGTAATCCTTGCACCACAGAATAAAAGTTCACTCTTGATATCCTCTGATACACTCAACAAAAATCAAAGATACGAAACCAAAATTGAAATTAATCGCCTGATCCCCAAAAAAGGAAAAATGTATAATCAGCCTCCTGTAGCCGAGTCGGAAGACATCTTCAGGATACTTATTTCGCATTATCTTGCTGGCTATGATATAATTAAAATGGAGTCAAAAGAGGGATTCAGTGCAGCCGATCGTAAATTCATAAAAGATGCATCCCGCAAAAGGCTTGTAGGTCTTGAAGTGGTGGAGGAAAGCCACCATGAACTTGTGCTGCAAAGCCTGCTCAATTACAGGGACCTTTCCCTCCACAGGGCTATGCAAAATATGTCCGGCTTATTAACATCAATGTTAAGCGACATGATGGAAGCAATTGAGAAAAATGACAAAGAAGTCGCCCAGGATATAATCCTCAGGGACAATGAGATAGACAGGTTTTACCTTTTGACTGTAAGACAGTTGAAAGCAGCCATTGAAGACCGCAACCTTTCAGAAAAGATTGGTATAGAAAGGCCCAGGGAGTGTCTGGGCTATCGGCTTGTTACTAAAAGCATGGAAAGGATCGGAGATCATGTGGTCAGGATTGCAAAGAACATGATTGAAATGGAAAATGAAGTGGAACCTGATGACCCCATATTCAAGATGGCAGAAGATGTCCAGACTATCTTCAGGCAGTCCATGGCCCTGCTTTCAAATCTCGATCCCATGGAAGCAAATATGGTCATAAAGAATGCAAAGAAAATTTCCCTGGAAGGTACTGCATTATACAAGAATAAGCAGGCAAACACCAACTCACACCAATTTGGCTTCATTGTGGAAAGCCTGCAAAGGATTGCTGAATACAGTGGCGATATCGCAGAAATATCCATTAATATGAGTACAAAGGACTTGAACACATAATTTACTTTTTTAGGATCAGACTATCAAACTTGTTTGGGTCAGCATAACCATCAAATTATTCACTACAAGTACAATACCCAAAAAAGCAATAGCAAATTTGGACGTATTCCACAGAAATGAACTCCAGGACAGGCCGGATTGCCTGATGAGTTTGTAGTTCAAATAAACCACCCCAATAAAGAGAAGTTTCAAAAACAAAAAGGCTCCCAGGCCAAATTCCGC harbors:
- a CDS encoding DUF3467 domain-containing protein; translated protein: MAEEKKEGQSQKKNMKIKLHKPEHFNQVYAIGAMGGHSPYDFRICFYNDTPRGVSNDNEQVIERNLESEVILSPLAALELSRWLDQHIKEYETAFGPISRKSAQSTSTKKPVDDDSSHLQGYI
- a CDS encoding LSM domain-containing protein; amino-acid sequence: MFPNKKVQKLVGSRIQVEMKGDHSLLDGILKSADDYMNLHLEDTFEMVEEERQRSLGSVVLRGNNIILIVPAETQ
- a CDS encoding helix-turn-helix transcriptional regulator; this encodes MEIEEEALSLIRKHHDGVYQNELWKDLNIDSRKCSRLISRMMKEGKIIREPAVANGSRTYLIKATTPDEKSYELMLAAGMFSPCTGCRLACHPEHCESLTEWILRLVKEKQNQA
- a CDS encoding DUF1699 family protein, with translation MKIRMLNSRNEINRLGEDENFIHFSFRPSDIDILEILKHCPNLKAAQIPPSYMKSLSGNVPKILKMQGVELLKGDLKGTKVIKYMEVIDK
- a CDS encoding winged helix-turn-helix domain-containing protein, with amino-acid sequence MRRGKLEIMIDILKVVQRTEATKTSIVYKANLNFNRADNYLEALIDQGLITKASNRYLITNLGAGYLQKMSDVREVLEAPTC
- a CDS encoding aldo/keto reductase, translated to MLYRTLGKTGEKVSSLGLGCMRLPTIDGDPGHIDEQRACEIIHYAIDQGINYLDTAYPYHEGKSEPMLAKALQNGYRDKVNIATKMPSWNIESREDMDLYFDEQLERLGTDYVDFYLIHTLNRDFWPKLLELGLFDFLDQIKKDGRARYVGFSFHDETSLFKEIVDAYPWDVCQIQYNYLDIDYQAGHEGLLYAASRNLGVIIMEPLRGGCLADMVPDDIMKIWDKSEVKRTPAEWGLSYIWDLEQVSMVLSGMSNLEQLKENLATANKALPHSLTEKDHSLIREVREIYRDKLVVDCTGCRYCLPCPAGVQIPLNFKYLNNAMLYENIEDASRAYASHVGDERKASNCIDCGQCAERCPQEIPIPEMLAEVTRLLEK
- a CDS encoding MATE family efflux transporter, whose translation is MPHERNTMLAQENIGSLIVKLAAPAIVGLVVQALYNLVDTIFIGRGLGEDSVLGIAGISVAFPVQMLMLAIALGVGVGGASIISRSLGGGKQQIAEKTVGNMATMVTVASLLFTVAGLAFMEELLALFGASAEVMPYAADYTYYILLGTVFFTFSAAMNNSIRAEGNTSFAMLIMVISSVANIVLDPLFIFEFGMGIKGAAIATVISQIIGTIMVFYYYASGKATVPFSLTSLRPDMSIVNESTYIGMSEFLFNVVESGLFLIFNQSLLYYGSDVAIAVFGIIIKVFMLTLMPVIGIKQGIQPIFGFNYGANQMQRVRRTISLSTYLATGLSLIFAIVVFIIPEQIIGVFSNDPVLIEMGVPAIKICYIMMPFIGAQIVATALLQSLGKSKESLLVTLSRQLIFLPPLLIILPMYFGLTGIWLSLPVSDFLAFVVAVIFLQRESKKLEV
- a CDS encoding IMPACT family protein, coding for MSLIKTIHGNGLAIKEFKKSRFIGNAFPVANETEAKRFVEDIRQRYPDANHNVFAYRITGDGNLVMKYDDDGEPTGSSGKPVFKVLEMKELNNVVVIITRYFGGIKLGFGGLSRAYKKTAIEAIDDAGIVEQRPTKEMKIIVDYGNIQFVKHLLENCATILDEHYSDIVEIVVAVAEDKIDELEKLINEKIPNTKITRL
- a CDS encoding transcriptional regulator protein; the encoded protein is MTRINESDEEMIEAFRGLGVSRNLATTIAYLKNVDEASSLDIEMNTGLRQPEVSVAMRSMRKNNWIEESSKKLNGKGRPTKIYSLAAPLNKIVRHFEDKVKEENDARLTLVKRLRSLSKD
- a CDS encoding HAD family hydrolase, producing MDKTAIPENLEAIISDVDGVLVDSMSFHAQAWKTSFKEAGIDIEKEEIYILEGSNHRGIIEKIFEKQGMVPTEENIEQIHERKKELFFKNQKAYVFDGMDETFKSLQTKFKLAVVSGSDRTIVETLMGKFYPKIFNTIIAGTDVKKGKPDPEPYLTAVERLAVQKDKCIVLENAPLGVESAKNAGLFCIAVPTYVSADLLNKADIVVRDHRELVEYLCSLLD
- a CDS encoding beta-CASP ribonuclease aCPSF1 → MVIEDILEGLKKKIEKNLPAGTTISNVEFEGPQLVVYTEEPRKFADNGNIVRTLAKNLRTRIVVRPDPKVLLAPEESIELINQTVPEDSGVTNYDFAPDVGEVIIEAEKPGLVIGKHGETLREITKKVGWTPKVVRTPPIKSRTVKNIREFMKKNHSDRKDILKTIGRKIHRECTSKDQWVRLTSLGGCREVGRSCFLLSTPESKIMIDCGVNVGSDDDMTPYLYIPEVQPLNQIDAVVITHAHLDHQGLVPLLYKYGYDGPIYCTHPTRDMMVLLELDFIDVAAKDGKRVPYESADVRNALKHSIVLEYEEVTDIAPDIKLTFHNAGHIIGSAVSHFHIGDGLHNVVITGDFKFGPSRLFNPAVNKFPRVETVITESTYGASNSMQPALKDAEKNLQRIIKETIDRQGVVLIPAFAVGRSQEVMIVIEEAIRKGIIDEVPVYLDGMIWEATAIHATYPEYLNNDLRRLIFQKGQNPFLSECFKPVDSNELRRNIIENPHPCVILSTSGMMSGGPIMEYFKAFAPNERNTLVFVGYQADGTMGRRIQKGWKEIPLSSGGKGSETVRMNMDVEIVDGFSGHSDRRQLMEYFKRMKPQPERVFTEHGDERSCIDLASSIHKRKKIETRALTNLETIRLV
- the psmB gene encoding archaeal proteasome endopeptidase complex subunit beta, encoding MDNDKHLKGTTTVGIVCSDGVVLATEKRATMGNFIASKTAKKIYQIDDLVGMTTAGSVGDAQQLVRMISVESKLYKMRRQESITIKGLTTLLSNILGGQRYFPLMVQLLIGGVDKNGPAIFSLDAMGGNIEETKAVATGSGSPMAYGVLEDRYHEGINVEEGMELAIRALYNAMKRDSASGNGIDVVKITADSYNRIETGEVDKILENLN